GCCGGTGCCATTAGCTGCTAGCAAGGCCACGCAGACTCAAGTTGAATAACTGTGCAGGGTATttactccacacacaccagaacagTGTCAAACAAAAGAGCCTATTCACGACGATCCACAAATCATTTCCAGCATTAAATACCTGCGTTTCGACCGAAAGAGTGGGACTGAGTGTGCCGCAATcaaatttgtattttattgcaGACGACTCGAAATCTACTAGTCACTAAACTTCTGAATGCTTTTGTTGTAAAGCTTTTATTACACTGCGGATGATGTATTATGGGTGTAAACGTGTTAAAATTCATACCGTTATCTTAGCTGTCTGTGTACTGCAGGGTTATTCAAGGTAACTCGGTGAACCACACTCACCCTCAAAATGAACTGATGAGAAGATTCaagcaagaaaagaaatcagtgtTACTTAACAACACACCAACTGGATAATTTAAGTAAATAGATCCAAACGAAATGATAAAACTGGAAGCAGTTAATGGGATAAAGCTAAATCACAGTTCATAAGATGAATTCAGAGTTCTGCCTCCGTTTTATTGTTGGTGGAAAAACTAGTTTTAGTCCTGCTTCACTGACTTGACGTGCATTCAGTTGCTTTATTGTTTACAACAGCAGCTTTTGTGTGCTATTGTTGCCCAGTTTTAAAGCTCGGCTGTGTTCTCTTTTCAGATTGATGTCAGCGTCTGCAGAGCTGGATTACTCCCGTCAGAAGAGAAAAATCTGTTAGTGTCGTCTGGCTCTGAAAGTGGAGAGAATCGGACCTCTGGTGTATCATGATCATTGTGCCCGCTGTGCCCAGTTGAAGCAGGATCCCCGGCACACAGTATTCACGCTATCTGTGGGAGTCAGAGAGACGTCGGCGTGCTAGGTCACTTCAGCTGTCAGCTTCTGTCACCTGTCCCAGCGGAAGATGTACGGTAGCGCCCGCTCCGTCGGCAGGGGGGATGCCAATCACAGCGCGGGGAGGGATGCAGGCGGGACCGGCAGCCAGGGGTCCGGCCGTTCCCCCCGCCTCCCTCGCTCGCCCCGGATGGGACACCGTCGCACCAACAGCACCGGAGGCAGCGGAGGAGGACCCGGAGGTGCGGGAGGCAAGACCCTCTCCATGGAGAACATCCAGTCCCTCAACGCTGCGTACGCCACCTCGGGGCCGATGTACCTGAGCGATAACGAAGTCGCCATGGCGGGAGACCACCTTCCAAAGAGTGGCGGGACAGTGACGACGATGGGGAGGCAGAGGGTGACGTACGGTTCCAGAGGTAGCAGCAGTGGAGTCGTAGCCGCCAGCACTCCCAATATCTCCACCTCAGTGCCTGCTAATGCTGTGCTGCCAGCAGGCATGATGGCAGGCGACGCTCTGGCGTTTGGAGACCACCACATGGCCTCCACGGTGCCCCACTCTTTAAGGCAGGCCAGAGACAACACCATCCTTGACCTGCAGGCTCAACTGAAAGAGGTATTTGGCAAATTGTAGACTTGTTGAAGAAGCCTTTGAAGGTTCGGCCGACTGaatatttatgcctgtttttccGGTTTCTCCAGGTTTTGCGCGAGAACGAGATGTTGCGGCGAGAGGTGGAGGTCAAGGAGAGCAAGCTCAGCTCTTCCATGAACTCCATCAAAACCTTCTGGAGTCCCGAGCTGAAAAAGGAGCGAGCGCTCAGGAAGGACGAGGTTTCCAAAATCACGGTTTGGAAGGAGCAATACCGTGTTATTCAGGACGAAGCGCAGGTGAGCATTTCCCAGGTTTTCTTCAGAGTGTGTCGACTTACTTTCCTGCAGATGCTGAATGTACTTGAGCAGAGAAATGCGCTTCACCGACTCAAAGTGTCAGCTTTAGTCTGAATGTGGTTCTCGTTCTATTCTCTCTGCATAGGTTAGGAGCAGTTTTTGAACATCTAGTTAATCCTCTTATATGCAGCTGTATGCTCATGCTTAGCAGATGAAAGAGCGTGTAAGTCTAATGGCTGTATTAGCATCTCTGTATGTTTGAGAGCGGCCTGGATGTGGAGAatagggaggggggaaaaaatgcagaGAAAGCTAATTTAGAAGCCGGTAGACGTGCAGTCGTACAACctcagagaaatgaaaagaaagataaGCACTTAGTCACAGGTTGTAGTAATAAAGAAGTGACTTTTTAAGCAAAATCCATGTTAatattgaaggaaaaaaaatgacactatAAATTACAGGCCttgactgatggagctgatgtcTTTGAAAGGTTTTAACTGAGATTTTATCAAATTTCTTATTCTGTCTCgtgacattttctgttttagtCTCGGAACCTTGCACCTTTTTGTTAAATCAGGCATATAACATAGCATTTCATCATCAAgtgtatttatttctattaatCCAATGAGTTATCCTGATGGTACAGCTGCAATGGTTTTTAATTTCTCTAGCTTTGTGTCAATGTTGTGCTAATTGCTCCTACTTAATATTTCCTGACATACAATAATGCAAGTTGCCACCTTTTCATCGTTAATCAAGTATGTATTTAACAAATGTAACAGGCTAAATAGGAACGAGGTCTTGCACTGTGTAGAACTTGAGAGAATTGGGTTTCATTAATGAGGAGAAATCGTCTTTGTTTCAGTGCGATTCTTAATGGATGGGCAGACCTGTataatttactgttttcactCCTGCTGAGTCACAGAATCACACTCTGGACTAATTCCCAGTAATGCCTGACTAGAGCGGGGCTAATCAGCGGGTGCTTTAATTTAAAGATGTCTGCTTTCATAcatctgcctcctcctcctccttcgctGGCACACATGCTGTGCAaagcatggacacacacacacacacacacacacacacacacacacacacacacacacacacagcctctgaGGCATTTGGATGATTATAGCTTTAGAGAAACTGCATTGCCCTGACTGTATGGAGGTTCATCTGCATGTATGTTTCAGCTGGTTTAGGCTGCAGCACTTCGAGTTGCTGTAGCGAATGTGTAGTATTATGTATGATGTTGATGCCtgccccatttttttttaatatagagACATCAAAAGTTTTGTCATGACTTGTTTTAACTTCTGTACATTTGAACCTGTGCTGAGGACAAAGTCTTGATTCATGGAGCTCGGCGTCATCCCGAATTGTGACTCGGCATATGGTTCAGTGTAGTCAGTGCATCATATCTCCTCTGTTTAGTGCTTTCTCAGCTCAGACACCTGACTGTTGTCTCTCCTCGGGCAGAGAGAGTGAGAACATGGGGGTTGAGGAAGGCggaagagtgtgtttgtgtgtgtgtgtgtgtgtgtgtttgtgcggaTCGGCGCAGTCACAGCAGTGAGTCAGCCTTAGTCACGGGGTGGAGAAGGGTGATGGAAAGGGACTGTTAGTGAGAGGAGAGGTGAGAGTGTAAGAGGGAGGAGATGAGGCGAGAGCAGGCAAGGTAGCTGAACAGTGTGTtcgaggaggagagagcagtGCGAGCTGGTGGAGAGGGCGAcaaaggaaggggggggggcaggaggcggaggacgggGAGAAACCAAGGCAGACACTGACTTCTCCCTTTGTTCTGTCGTCTGAAAACGCTCACAGCTGGTTCAGAGCAGAGTGTAACACAGCCTTGTGTTACTGTCTCATCGTAGCCCTGCCAAGTGTCCGTGGCGTCAGATGCCGCACACAATGCAATACTATACTGGACCGATTGTGTTTCACCGCTTGTATTTCTCCGGGCATGAAATGTAACACTGTATACAAAGCACCGCCTGTTGCCAGTCAAGACATTTATGCATGTTTAGTCATGATTAGAAGCTGATTTTTACAAGACGTAACACAATCTGCTGCCGGGGTCCTGGAGTCTGTTCATCAGCCGCGGGATCGATGCACATTTCAGGTCATCTTCCTCAGCGTTAATCatattttttaagaaaagtcTGCAAAAAAACGTGCGTCTCCTCTTTGCCTCCAGCATCTCCAGATGACTGTTCAGGCTCTTCAGGATGAGCTGAGGATCCAGAGGGACCTGAACCAACTGCTCCAGCAAGACCCCGCCAGCCAAGGGAGGGACCTCGCCCTGACGTCCGAGCCCACGGAGGAGAACTACCGCCGGCTGCACGGCGAGCACGAGAGGCAGGCAAAAGAGCTCTTCCTGCTGAGGAAGAccctggaggagatggagctcAGGATCGATACGCAGAAACAAACTCTTGGAGCCCGAGACGAGTCCATCAAAAAACTTCTGGAGATGCTGCAGAGTAAAGGTGCATTTACCCAACAGAGACTCATTgatatagatttttttaaaatgcttttgcACGTGCTTTGTCATGTTGACAGAGGTGGTTTGCTTTGTGTGTCAGGGCCATCTGCCAAGGCGTCGGAGGAAGACCAGGAGAGGACCAGGAGGCTGGCCGATGCAGAGATGCACCGGCATCACCTGGAGAGTTTACTGGACCAGAGAGACCGAGAGATAACCGCACTAAGAGAGGTATCTCCCTCTTAATCATGTTACTTTCCTTCTTCATCTGTTTGACGCGTAACTGAACATTCCTGAAATGTGCTTCACGTCTGatccagcaggagctgcaccgCCGATACGAAGGAACCCCCGAGTCCACCAAGACCAAGGCTCTGCAGACCGTCATCGACATGAAGGTCAGTGTGTGCAGATAGaagtttgcgtgtgtgtgtgtgtgttttttgaggTGTTTGGTCACATCGTGCTTTGTGTATTAACACACCCAGGACGCAAAAATCAACTCAATGGAGCGGAGCCTGagggacatggaggaggagctcctGATGATGAAGTCTAACGGTCTCCTCAGCTGCGAGGAGCGTCAAGAGGAGATGAAGCAGATGGAGGTGTACCGCAGTCACACCAAGTTCATGAAGAACAAGGTGAGAGGCAGCGGGGCCACGGTCGAGTCTGCCGAGCAGCTAAATGTCAAACATAAATCCCCATCCTCTCTCATTTGCCGTTCTCAGATGGAACAGGTGAAGCAGGACCTCTCCAGGAAAGACACGGAGCTGCTCGGGCTGCAGACTAAACTGGAGACGCTCACCAACCAGTTCTCAGACAGCAAGCAGCACATCGAAGTCCTGAAGGAGTCCCTCACCGCCAAAGAGCAGCGTGCCGCCATCCTGCAGACAGAGGTGCGTGTCGGTGCTAAATGGAAAGCTGAGATCAGCAGGTGCTTTTGGTGGAACAATCGGACAGACGGTTTAAAGTTGTTCGCCCTTTCCTGACCAGGTGGACGCTTTGCGTCTCCgcctggaggagaaggaagcGACGCTCAACAAGAAGAGCAAGCAGATCCAAGAGATGTCCGAAGAGAAGGGAACCCTCAACGGGGAAATTCACGATCTCAAGGACATGCTGGAGGTTAAGGAGCGCAAAGTCAACGTGCTACAAAAGAAGGTTAAAAACAGCCAAGTGTTATCCTCAAGACCCGTGTGGGGATTGTGTTTGTGAACTATTTCTGAAGTGCGGAGGCTTGTTTTCTTTCCCCTGGTGATCGCTGTGCTTGCTGCAGATTgagaacctgcaggagcagctgagggacaAAGAGAAGCAGATGAGCAGCCTGAAGGAGAGAGTGAAGTCCCTGCAGGCGGACACCTCCAACACCGACACTGCTCTCACCACACTAGAAGAGTCTCTTGCGGAAAAGGTGAAAATACAACGACATAAAGAGTTTTGGTGTATCCACCGTAGTTCAGTTACCTCCATGAAGGAACCTTGTGTGATCGTTTCCTCCACACCTCTGCAGGAGCGCATCATCGAGCGTCTAAAGGAGCAGCGAGACCGAGACGACCGGGAGAAGACGGAGGAGCTTGACCGGAACAAGAAGgacctgaaggagctgaaggagagaCTGAGTTTACTGCAGGGAGACCTGTCAGACAGAGAGGTGAGAAACAGTCACAGCTGTTGGCAAACTCCTGTCTGCTGTGATTcttatctttttgtttttttttttctcactctggTGCCGTGTTAGTTTATTAAGATGGAACTCATTCATCTGtgcttgtttatttgtgtgtgtttgtgtttgtgtttgtgtgcctaGACCTCTCTGTTGGACCTGAAGGAGCACGCATCCTCTCTGGCCTCCTCGGGGCTGAAGAAAGATTCCAAACTCAAGAGTCTAGAAATCACCTTGgagcagaagagagaggagtgCCTCAAACTGGAGAACCACCTTAAAAGAGTGAGATATTTCAACCTCAGTAAACCTCTACAGGTCATCATGGTGATGTTGATATTTCTTCCGTTATGGTTTTTCTGTTAATGTTTGCTCTGTTAAATGACTTTTTGGGTTTGGAAAAGCACAGCGGTCAGCAAGTTTagaaacttgaacttgaactttaatttgttttttttgagctCTGATGGTGGCTGTCTGGAAGCTAAAGAAATTGATTGTGGAAAACCAGGAAGAACATTCctttcttattttgttttcacCAAAAAATGCCTGTACAAGTTTACGTTATTTGTGAGAATTGAGCtttatctgaaaaaaatgctgcagctaAATGTTGAGTTCAAATTACCAGTGGCAAGTCGGCATCCTGGTTTCCTAATTTATTCaatgcagaaacaaaaaagtgtctttttttttttttttttaagaataagATCAATTTCACAACTTCCTCATTCAAGAAACTGAAAGGAAGTGAAGCATGTAGAAGGAATGTCTCTGAAATAGCTTGAGGTTTGAAGATAAGCCAATCTTACAGAATCTGAATTTGTTGTCTGTTTTAGGAATTCTAGACACATAAAAGTTTCTTAGCCCAgtgacagatttatttttccaaaacaaaaacattttctcaaataTCAAATTACAGTAAAAGATATTCTTTACATCTGTAGTTGTAATGTTGCTTTCTGTGGTATTTAAAGCTCTCGGACATCATTAAATATGTGCAGATTTGCTCTTAATTACGTCCACAACGAATCCGCTCCTTTCTAATGTTGCTGCTGAGCCGATTCCTgaccagcttctcctcctccggcaGGCTCAGAACGCGGCGCTGGAAGCTCAGGCCAACACCGAACTGGCAGAGCGCATTAAAAACCTCGAGCAGGAAGTGGCCCGCCACAGAGAGGACTCTGGGAAGGCGCAGGCCGAGGTCGACCGCCTCCTGGAGATTCTGCGGGAAATGGAGAATGAAAAGAACGACAAGGACAAGAAGATCAGTGAGCTGGAGAGGTGGGTCGAGATATGGACGCGTGTATTGTTGAATATCCAAACACAGTGAAGAGAAGCACTCTTCTCCTAATTGCCAACACCAGAGTGTTACAGCAGAGCCGATTCTTCTCGATCCTTGCTTGTTTTCTTGGTCTGAGTCTGCTTTTCTCTCTATTGCTCTCTTATCTTTACACTGGAAAACTCTCCTCCCATCAGTTTGGCCTCCAGGTTAGTGTTTAAActttcctcctcccccctgacCGTCACATCCTTTTCTCTTTGTTCCCCTCTCACATTTCATCCCCTCGGTTTGCCTGCACCTCTCTTCAGAGTGCGTGGAGCCGCAAGGGATTGTCTCGTCCCGACATATTGAACTCTTTGTTTCTTAGACTCATTTTTCCACATCGgcctcttattttattttattttttttcttcttttctttttcaccctGACTTGAATCAAAGACCGACTGTCTGAAAAACTTACCAAAGACAGTCAGTTGAGCTGCAGATGCAGCTGTCGAGTTTATTTAAAGAAAGAGCAGTctggtggttttttttcctgtgtgaatATTCATGTTTGACTGGGAAGCACCTCATAGCAGTGAGATTGAAACAGTCATAATGGGGCAAAAACTGAGCCATAGTGCATTGATACGGAAAGGGCTtgtttctggatttttttttttatcttaactCTTTAGTGACAGTATTGTTAACCCTGCGCCCTCCTGCGTCTGCTGGACTCCCTGCAGGCAAATGAAAGACCAGTCGAAAAAAGTGGCGACCCTGAAGCAcaaggagcaggtggagaagagCCGCAACGCCCGACTGATGGAGGAGGCCAGGAAGAGGGAGGACAACCTGTCTGAGAACTCCCAGCAGGTGAAGGTGAGGAATGCGCCTCTCCTGGGGGAACGTGCGCGCCCCGCGGGAACGGCCGGCCCGCGTTCGCCcagttaaagcaaaaaaaaaaaaaaaaaaaacacttttatcacTTTCAGGACACTTTGCGGCAGAAGTCGGAGCGCatcgaggagctggaggaggccctgAGGGAGAGCGTTCAAATCACGGCGGAGCGAGAGATGGTGCTCGCACAGGAGGAGGCTGCCAGATCACACCAGGAGAAACAGGTGCagagccttcacacacacacacacgcacgcatgcacgcacgcacacacatgcatgacaAAGCAGTATTATTCAAGCCACAAGTACACGCGTATCTAAACTTGTATATTCTCGGATAAAGACGCCGCCTTCACTTGGTGTGATTTTTATCACCTTCTTTGCTGCCTCTGTTGAGttgttcttcctctcctcctcctcctccctgttctcctcctcctgcgtcCTCAGTTCTTTTATCTTTGCTTGTCGTtttctcttgttctctctccGCTACACACCGCCTCTCTGAAGCACTCACTCAAACCAATGCATGAGTCCAACCTCGCCCACATTAAGTGGTCTAAGGTATGAGCCCAGTATGTGTGACCTCCATCAGTGAGCAGCCCCCCCCGCCTCAGAGAGGGTGGACACAATAAAAGCAACACTCTTTTAAGTTCACGCAGTCGCGAGCAACAACCCTGCAAATGCGCTGTCCAGTAAAGTTTGGCTGTTTGTGGTGGATTTGAGTCTAATGTTGTTGGACTGTATCTTTTCGTGAAGCTCTCCCTCCAGAAAATTGTAACTTTGAATCGAGGTTTTCTtgctaaattaaaaaattaaacgTTGTGCAAATTTTCTCCTTTAAAacggctggaaaaaaaaaacaaacatgcatgcaACATCACATCGCACCCGCCGGTGTTACACAACATCTGTTCTGTTGTAGTTCTGAAGGGTCACACTAGAGTTAAAAAGTGGCCGAAAGTTTTGCACAGCAGTGGGGACGGACCCTCTGACGTTGGgtgaaaccagcagaagaaaatCCCCGAGCAGGTGGCTTTATGCGCATAGAGAAAGATGCTTACATGTTCTTTTGCAGTCGTCACATTGTCTCAGAGCTGCAGTGATTACTGCTGATTTGTTTTGCAACATTGTCATCAATAATTtgttacacacaaaaaaaaaatcttgagtaaaaaaaaaaacaaaaaaacactgcagcagttaTTGTATTTATCATATCCATCAGTGTCATATGTGAAATTGGctgcaaaacaaaatgttttctctgcaaTGAATTCAACAAGCTCCTGGAGGGATTGGCcttgtgttgcttttgtttccagcctgattattttatttctttttcaaacctGATCTTTGCTCGTAAAATAATGCTCATGTGGTGGTCTGGTCATGCATCAAAATGACACTTAAACCGGTGATTGTGAAGGAGTCGTTCACTCTTGCTCCGCAAGTTGTGATTAAAGTGCATACTTATGTGAATATCAGGTGAATTAAATGTGATCCTGGAGTTTCTTGATCTAGAATACTTTACTCagatgatatttatttatttatttttttaattctttcacTGATGGAATCTTCAATggattgtggtgtgtgtgtgtgtgttcccagatggaggagctgctgggggcCATGGAGAAGGTGAAGCAGGAGCTGGAGTCCATGAGGGCCAAGCtgtcctccacccagcagtccCTGTGTGAGAAAGAAGCGCACCTCACAACCCTGCGAGCTGAACGCaggaaacacctggaggaggTGCTGGAAATGAAGTaagagacgcacacacacacacacacacacacacgcgcacacacacacacacacacacacagagcagggtGACACAGACACCGGATTATTGATCACTTCCGTAATCTTGTAAAATGTCATCCAGCTCTGGCGTCCGCCAGCTGGCAGGCTGATGTTATATGCACTGAATTATAAATGACCATCGAGTAATTCACCCTGTGGGTAAACCGTCTCTCCAACCCGGCAGGCAGGAGGCGCTGCTGGCCGCGATCAGCGAGAAGGACGCGAACATTGCACTACTGGAGCTGTCGTCctcgaagaagaagaagacgcaGGACGAGGTGTCTCAGCTGAAGCGGGAGAAGGACCGACTGGTGCAGCAGCTCAAGCAGCAGGTGAGGAAGAAACCTCCAGACCGACGTGTTGCTGCTGTTCAGTCAGCGTCCGGACGACGGCGTGCGGCCACCAACATCCGATGGCGTTCTCCGTGACCTTTTTCTCCTTCCCTCTTTGATTGACAGACTCAGAACAGGATGAAGCTGATGGCGGATAACTACGAGGACGATCACCTGAAGACTGCACCTGATCACACCAATCACAAGCCCTCTCCAGATCAGGTAGTCTCACCAACCACCGGCCGTCACTcacttttccttcagctgaaaAACCTATCTCAGAGCGAGCTGAACGTCTTTCTTGTTGGTATTACCTACTAACCGAATGTTCCTTCCTAACGCTGCGGTCGGCTAACGTTGTGGCTAAACAGGATGATGAGGAGGGTATCTGGGCGTAGCCCGTCTTTtgccctccccccctctctctcagcCATTTTGTTCAGAAGGGTGAGCTCGTGTGAAAGACCCGGAGCCGTCACGTCTCTCTTTGTCGCATCACCGGCACATGTTCTCATCTGTCATTCGTTCGTGACGTCCACTTTGTCATTTCACGTGTCTCATTGTGATGCTGACAAACGCGTCTTTGTCTGACCTCACGCCGCCGCTGATCCATCGTACCGGCTcatatgttttttgtttttttgtggctggGGATCAGTGtttcgtttgtgtgtgtgtgttttttgtgtatttacCCCAATCTGAAGCTTTGCAGCTTTGCATGCTGATGCTAATAATTCGCTTCTCATATTGCGGGCCACACAGTTTTAACTTTGGTGTAATgagtcactttaaaaaaaactcaaaattgaATTGTGAACTTTAATATCTACAGTACAGAAAGCTGGCTCTGATGTGAGACGGTGATGGATTCACATGCATGAATACATGCATGAATAtggttgtgattttttttttctcccccctttcagtgaaatatttgttgtgaattttttttttttaatgtgttgcaTGTTCTTTCGTTCTATCCCACCATCAAAACTTGTATCGCAACATTTCCTCCGTTGACATTTCTGACACTCTCCTCTCTTTCGCAGATGATCCCCCCTCTTCTCGCCCTGTCTCAGAACCGCAGCAAGCTGAAGCTCTACATCGCCCACCTCACGGACCTCTGCCACGACCGGGACCCCAGCATCCTCAGCCAGCTCACGCCGCCCTCTCACTACCACCACAGCGACCCCGACGACTGGGAGAAGGAGCTCCAGAAGATGAGTGTCGAACAGGTAGAAGGAGGGCTCGATTTCCGTCTGAACACCACGGCAGCTCATACCTGGAACCGAGTATTagaatatatataatataatcgAGAATTACCTTTAAAATCCGAATCTTTCTGTCCTGGTTGCAGCTGGAGCGAGAGCTGGAGGTGTGTGAGAAGGAGAGCGGGGAGCTGCAGGAGTATGCCAactccgtcctccagcagatCGCGGACTACTGCCCCGACATCCTGGAGCAGGTCGTCAACGCCCTGGAGGAGTCGTGCTGACAACTCTGAACCTCAGACGCAACCCGGCTGGGCCCAGGTGCCTCTACCTCCACCCCGACACAAGGCTCCTGGACGGGAAGGGAGGGACTCCGGTCCTCCTGTGCCCCCCCTCATCCACCCTGCGACAAACTCTCAGGGCCCGAGTGCTTTCCTGTCCCAGAGCCTGAGCTGGCTGATTCGCATGTGGACTGGTAAACGGAAAATAAAATTTAATGTAGATGTGCAAACCTCTGCACAAAGTCTTGGAGTCTACTGCCAACCTTCTTCTCCTGAGATGAAGCACAGATACCTTCTCGCTCTTTCACCCTCGATTTAAATGGTCTGGCTGGCTACAGGGCAGGAGGGCACTCGTCACCCCGGAGAGCTGGGGAGCTGCTACATCTGGAGGGGGGCGAGGAGGAGCGGAGTCCAGAGAGGCCGCTTCACAGAGCCGTGCAGACGCTCGTTTTATAACCTAGTCAGCGTTACTGCTCATGAGATAATgctttttaaccaaaaaaaataaaaataaatcagtcaaTGCAGCATATTGTGGACCTGAGCTGTCGATCCGTCCGGAGAGCTCAGGTCAGGCTGAAggtacttgtgtgtgtgtgtgtgtgtgtgtgtgtgtgtgtgtgtgtgtgtgtgtgtgttgtgtgtgtgtgtgtgtgtgtgtgtgtgtgtgtgtgtgtgtgtgtgtgtgtgtgtgtgtgtgtgtgtgtgtgtgtgtgtgtgtgtgtgtgtgtgtgtgtgtgtgtgtgtgtgtgtgtgtgtgtgtgtgtgtgtgtgtgtgtgtgtgtgtgtgtgtgtgtgtgtgtgtgtgtgtggtctgtgaCTGGATCACTGGCATTAGAGGGGGATCAAGGCCTGACCTTTGACTCATGATCAAACATCAGATTTTAGTTATGTTCTCAATGGATGAGAGAgaggacttaaaaaaaacaaagagagagaaaagaataagaaaaacaacaaacaaagcttttattgttgGTGATGTGTTATTTTTTAGATGGTTTTGCACACTTGACGTCCACTTGTTTATGAGGTATGCAATGTTTCTTTTGAGAACGTTCTAGTGGCCTTGGAGCATGCACAGAGATCAGTACTGGACCTAAAGCAGGGATCGATGTTCCTCTGTAACACTGGTGCTAAGGCATGATGTAAGAATCTCCAATCTGATCCGCCGACCATCCAGACTCATCCAAAGTTTCTAAAGATGTTACTTAAAGCCCACCTGACCTTTTACTTTGACTGAATCGCCGCCGAAATCGAGCGATTTCCCCACTCCCTCCCTaccttttttatatttttccagATCACTTTCAAAGTGATGCCTCCGTTGTAATTTTTTGAACTCTTCAGGGCTGAGGTTTTTAATTACTAAGTGCATCTACATTTACAGGAAAACGAAAGTCACTTTTCAGCAGATTTTTGACTTTTTAAGATCAGTTTGTAAATAACGTGGTACTTAAAAACACGTACAGTGACTGAATAAAGGTGATTAAGTGGAAGGTGTTGTGCATtcattaagacaaaaaaaaaaaaaacaattctgaaaAGTTCCAAGCAGTgcagtttgtctttttgtgtctaaTTTTGTCTCCCAAggacaaaatgtgtgtttgtgacagtACTGCCATAACTTGCGGAAAGTCATGTTCTATAgagataaatatatatatgaatataatacatataaatatataaaatgtttACTGTATCGATATGCATTGAATGTTTGCACAGAATCTGAAGAGCGGACCGCTCGTGAACAAAAATGAGCGTGGAGTTTAAGTGTCCTCAGCAGATACATGAGGAAagaagtgtcaaaaaaaaaaagaaaagaaactaaaaCAAACTTGTGTCAAAATAACGTGTgaaattcaaatgttttcaaaccGTGACTGTGTGATGGGAGAGTACTTTTCTGCATTCATTTTCGaataattgtctttttttttttttatagatttgtAAATGTATTATCCTGAGATTCAATGTTGTCAGCTTTCGGTTTCTTCCTCTCttgatgtctgttttgtgtgtttttt
Above is a window of Salarias fasciatus chromosome 7, fSalaFa1.1, whole genome shotgun sequence DNA encoding:
- the LOC115392504 gene encoding ELKS/Rab6-interacting/CAST family member 1 isoform X5, translating into MYGSARSVGRGDANHSAGRDAGGTGSQGSGRSPRLPRSPRMGHRRTNSTGGSGGGPGGAGGKTLSMENIQSLNAAYATSGPMYLSDNEVAMAGDHLPKSGGTVTTMGRQRVTYGSRGSSSGVVAASTPNISTSVPANAVLPAGMMAGDALAFGDHHMASTVPHSLRQARDNTILDLQAQLKEVLRENEMLRREVEVKESKLSSSMNSIKTFWSPELKKERALRKDEVSKITVWKEQYRVIQDEAQHLQMTVQALQDELRIQRDLNQLLQQDPASQGRDLALTSEPTEENYRRLHGEHERQAKELFLLRKTLEEMELRIDTQKQTLGARDESIKKLLEMLQSKGPSAKASEEDQERTRRLADAEMHRHHLESLLDQRDREITALREELHRRYEGTPESTKTKALQTVIDMKDAKINSMERSLRDMEEELLMMKSNGLLSCEERQEEMKQMEVYRSHTKFMKNKMEQVKQDLSRKDTELLGLQTKLETLTNQFSDSKQHIEVLKESLTAKEQRAAILQTEVDALRLRLEEKEATLNKKSKQIQEMSEEKGTLNGEIHDLKDMLEVKERKVNVLQKKIENLQEQLRDKEKQMSSLKERVKSLQADTSNTDTALTTLEESLAEKERIIERLKEQRDRDDREKTEELDRNKKDLKELKERLSLLQGDLSDRETSLLDLKEHASSLASSGLKKDSKLKSLEITLEQKREECLKLENHLKRAQNAALEAQANTELAERIKNLEQEVARHREDSGKAQAEVDRLLEILREMENEKNDKDKKISELESLASRQMKDQSKKVATLKHKEQVEKSRNARLMEEARKREDNLSENSQQVKDTLRQKSERIEELEEALRESVQITAEREMVLAQEEAARSHQEKQMEELLGAMEKVKQELESMRAKLSSTQQSLCEKEAHLTTLRAERRKHLEEVLEMKQEALLAAISEKDANIALLELSSSKKKKTQDEVSQLKREKDRLVQQLKQQTQNRMKLMADNYEDDHLKTAPDHTNHKPSPDQMIPPLLALSQNRSKLKLYIAHLTDLCHDRDPSILSQLTPPSHYHHSDPDDWEKELQKMSVEQLERELEVCEKESGELQEYANSVLQQIADYCPDILEQVVNALEESC